In one window of Festucalex cinctus isolate MCC-2025b chromosome 14, RoL_Fcin_1.0, whole genome shotgun sequence DNA:
- the LOC144001467 gene encoding uncharacterized protein LOC144001467, protein MSVDGMSSFYENVVLDSAGKEAIIRGIPDGTVSGSRGMQAADDLVAATIHLDHLSPNEVQNILNVLQPYDNNMKVVTKKELSASASLNSLGLDQSETLSGDFIKKRDLDISAEKHFFSSDSLTAKLHTDRSEFNGSLVNDLPNVNLTKRSADSCAEFTLPSLGKVDADLDGTYTTPNVSLAAPQLKNPSVSLDIDKPQVKSGDLSYKAPHFTMPKFDATVIDGDLTVPSVNGETKGLDLSSPKVDIHGTKMDVNGPKVDLNGADAKVDLSSDHFQRLKGPHLKLKKPKLPVAKTDLDLDACLSTPEVELSGPKVEGGLHTPDIDVNLPNADLRGPNLDIQEPHFVWPHQKWKKHKLKGPKADLDLDTPDLDLSSPKFENGINAQVALPKADLKSHSLEVESPNLDVDPPSAKKSWHLNLKKPKLPDLKADTDIDLSVPSSDVHINGPNVDLNSPNADVDLPDLDIEAPSVKSKFPALKKPKFWLAGPKVKSPSVDLDTEVKSPKVRVSPTRASLQGPDLNLPNADASGKMKWHTLKKPKWSLSAPKVRGPDVDAKVSTPDLSVAAPKIDGQLNADIDADAPSGKFKWLKKFGTLKIHKYDIDGDIKVPDVDPDLKADVDLSPKIETPDINLSTPDANIKGPNLDLNTPDSKLKLSKLKVSKHGTGNLKLPKLNWPKAEKPNLNIDANADVKGPHLDLSPDLRLSSPKIDGGFAAPDVNLPKADLNFDLPDLPNAHIGSPQLNLSRPQIKSSGADINLPNAHAVTKLPNVDLEAPDARLNSPDVGIKMPTGELKGMDAQLKTPILGLDSQRGDFTLPHYKIPNLDLSSPGVEVPSIHPSVQAGLDTPQLNIGTPKAGANISVPSADLSGPKIKSNINGPQVDVEAPKVDTGLEKPKLPHFKVPKLSFSGSKTKTLSPKLSLDGKLSPPTVSSPEISTNSPEIRAEDSEIKSKFKWPFKRLFKSHSLDIEDHENKPEAAAPKFRVHTLPKYCIDTKSEREDIFHLSKFDSEAKDYVVSKGIRLPVVNAPSRNGERIDIMERLKMAMEKAPSTNTSPTEEKTLSLQMPSTSLNASGEAEDATLARGGTFKVEKSEFPLGFIEPASSPEESDESNKLSLGLSKMLVLDA, encoded by the exons ATg AGCGTAGACGGCATGAGCAGCTTTTATGAAAACGTGGTTTTGGATAGCGCTGGGAAAGAGGCCATCATTCGAGGAATCCCAGATGGCACAGTTAGTGGATCCAGAGGCATGCAGGCAG cGGATGACCTTGTAGCGGCCACAATACACCTTGATCATCTCAGCCCAAACGAGGTGCAGAACATCCTGAATGTGCTGCAGCCATACGATAACAACATGAAGGTGGTGACAAAGAAGGAGCTCAGCGCCAGTGCCAGCCTCAACTCGTTGGGATTAGACCAATCAGAG acACTCAGTGGTGACTTCATAAAGAAGAGAGATCTGGACATATCAGctgagaaacattttttttcctctgatagCCTGACAGCAAAGTTACACACAGATAGGAGTGAATTCAATGGTTCACTGGTCAATGACCTTCCTAATGTCAACCTCACAAAACGGTCAGCTGATTCTTGTGCAGAGTTTACGTTACCCTCCCTTGGAAAGGTTGATGCAGATCTTGATGGCACCTACACAACACCCAATGTTAGTTTGGCAGCGCCCCAGCTCAAAAATCCCAGTGTTTCACTTGATATTGACAAACCACAAGTAAAGTCAGGTGACCTCAGTTACAAAGCCCCACACTTTACGATGCCTAAATTTGATGCAACAGTGATAGATGGTGACCTAACGGTTCCCTCTGTTAATGGGGAAACAAAGGGCCTTGACCTGTCTTCACCAAAAGTAGACATTCATGGAACAAAAATGGATGTGAATGGACCAAAAGTGGACTTAAATGGTGCTGATGCTAAAGTTGATCTATCATCTGATCATTTCCAAAGGTTGAAGGGACCCCATTTGAAGCTGAAAAAGCCCAAACTTCCGGTTGCAAAAACCGATCTGGACTTAGATGCATGCCTGAGCACACCAGAGGTTGAATTATCTGGCCCCAAAGTGGAGGGTGGATTACATACACCAGATATTGACGTGAACTTGCCAAATGCTGACCTTAGAGGCCCTAATTTAGACATTCAAGAGCCACATTTTGTCTGGCCTCATCAGAAATGGAAGAAACACAAACTAAAAGGCCCAAAAGCAGACTTGGATCTCGATACACCGGATTTAGATCTGTCAAGTCCAAAGTTTGAGAATGGCATTAATGCTCAGGTGGCTCTCCCAAAAGCTGACTTAAAAAGTCACAGTTTAGAAGTTGAGAGCCCAAATCTTGACGTTGATCCTCCATCTGCCAAAAAGAGCTGGCACCTGAATTTGAAGAAACCCAAATTACCTGACCTTAAAGCAGACACAGATATTGATCTCTCTGTTCCAAGCAGTGATGTTCATATTAATGGACCAAATGTTGACCTGAATTCACCCAATGCAGATGTTGATTTACCAGATCTGGACATTGAGGCTCCATCAGTTAAAAGCAAGTTCCCAGCATTAAAAAAGCCAAAGTTTTGGCTTGCTGGACCCAAGGTGAAAAGCCCAAGTGTTGATCTCGATACTGAAGTTAAATCCCCTAAAGTTAGAGTTTCTCCTACACGGGCATCACTTCAGGGCCCCGATCTGAATTTGCCCAATGCGGATGCATCTGGAAAGATGAAATGGCACACCCTGAAAAAGCCAAAATGGTCTCTCTCGGCTCCAAAGGTTCGCGGTCCAGATGTTGATGCAAAAGTTTCAACACCTGACCTGAGTGTCGCAGCTCCAAAGATTGATGGTCAGCTAAATGCAGACATCGATGCTGATGCTCCATCTGGAAAATTCAAATGGCTCAAGAAGTTTGGTACACTGAAAATTCACAAATATGATATTGATGGTGACATCAAGGTGCCAGATGTGGATCCTGATTTAAAGGCAGATGTTGATCTTTCACCAAAAATTGAAACACCAGACATCAATTTGAGCACACCTGATGCTAATATCAAAGGCCCTAATTTAGATCTCAACACCCCTGATAGTAAACTGAAGTTATCAAAACTTAAAGTCTCCAAACATGGAACTGGAAATCTCAAATTACCTAAACTGAACTGGCCAAAGGCCGAAAAGCCTAATCTGAATATTGATGCTAATGCTGATGTGAAGGGTCCACATCTTGATCTGTCACCAGATTTGAGGCTTTCAAGTCCCAAGATTGATGGTGGTTTTGCTGCTCCAGATGTAAATCTGCCTAAAGCAGATTTAAATTTTGATCTACCCGATCTCCCCAATGCTCACATAGGATCACCACAGTTGAATCTTTCTCGCCCTCAAATTAAAAGCTCAGGTGCAGACATTAATCTGCCCAATGCTCATGCAGTCACTAAATTGCCAAATGTTGACCTGGAAGCACCTGATGCCAGGCTCAATAGTCCAGATGTGGGTATCAAAATGCCCACTGGAGAGCTTAAAGGCATGGATGCACAGTTAAAAACACCAATTCTAGGGTTAGATTCCCAGCGGGGGGACTTTACATTGCCTCATTATAAGATTCCAAATCTGGATCTTTCAAGCCCTGGAGTCGAAGTTCCCAGTATTCATCCTTCAGTTCAGGCTGGACTGGACACACCTCAGCTCAACATAGGTACACCTAAAGCAGGTGCAAATATATCTGTTCCTTCAGCAGATTTAAGTGGACCAAAGATTAAAAGTAACATAAACGGACCACAAGTAGATGTGGAAGCTCCAAAGGTAGACACTGGTCTCGAaaagcccaaattgccacattTCAAAGTTCCAAAACTAAGTTTCTCGGGTTCAAAAACTAAAACTCTCAGTCCAAAACTGTCACTTGATGGCAAACTCTCACCTCCCACAGTCTCTTCCCCCGAAATAAGCACCAACAGTCCTGAAATCAGAGCTGAAGATTCTGAAATCAAAAGTAAATTTAAATGGCCCTTTAAACGGCTATTTAAATCCCACTCACTTGACATTGAGGATCATGAAAACAAACCTGAAGCAGCTGCTCCCAAATTCAGAGTACACACCTTGCCCAAATACTGCATCGACACTAAATCAGAAAGGGAAGATATCTttcacctgtcaaaatttgacagtgAGGCAAAGGATTATGTCGTCAGCAAAGGAATCCGTTTGCCAGTAGTAAATGCACCATCAAGAAATGGAGAACGGATAGACATCATGGAGAGGTTGAAAATGGCAATGGAAAAAGCGCCATCAACTAACACCTCGCCAACAGAGGAGAAAACGCTCAGCCTGCAGATGCCTTCGACGAGTCTTAATGCCTCTGGAGAAGCAGAAGACGCCACTTTAGCTCGAGGAGGGACTTTTAAAGTGGAAAAGTCGGAGTTCCCACTGGGCTTCATAGAGCCTGCAAGTTCACCAGAAGAATCAGATGAAAGTAACAAATTATCATTAGGCCTCTCCAAAATGCTCGTACTTGATGCCTAG
- the edaradd gene encoding ectodysplasin-A receptor-associated adapter protein isoform X7 has protein sequence MEHVFFHCFVYTSLLFTWKMTRKCLRRSEGDMPVKDTEECVCPTSTSPDDPKELQLHLNSPCEKCCRPAPPPKISDILNDKDLLDLLRLKLDPNHCTVKNWKNFASRWGMSYDELTLLEHRTQGSLSHSPTQEFLLRYNQKPVTELTELCRFYQRIDVLLLLQRWMEKDWPSRWKQAN, from the exons atggagcatgtatttttccactgctttgtttacacgtcgcttttgttcacatggaagatgacccggaagtgtttacggcgcagcgaaggtgacatg CCAGTGAAAGATACTGAAGAATGTGTCTGCCCAACATCTACGTCACCAG ACGACCCCAAAGAACTGCAATTACATCTAAACAGCCCTTGTGAAAAGTGCTGCCGTCCTGCACCTCCTCCCAAGATCAGTGACATCCTGAATGACAAAGACCTTCTGGACTTATTGCGACTCAAACTGGACCCCAACCACTGCACTGTCAAAAACTGGAAGAACTTTGCGAGCCGCTGGGGGATGAGCTACGATGAACTCACCCTGCTGGAGCACCGGACCCAAGGTTCTCTGTCCCACAGCCCCACTCAGGAGTTCCTACTGCGTTACAACCAGAAACCCGTCACCGAGCTCACTGAACTGTGTCGCTTTTACCAGCGAATCGACGTGTTGCTATTGTTGCAGAGGTGGATGGAAAAGGATTGGCCGTCACGCTGGAAGCAGGCTAATTAA
- the edaradd gene encoding ectodysplasin-A receptor-associated adapter protein isoform X6: MEHVFFHCFVYTSLLFTWKMTRKCLRRSEGDMPVKDTEECVCPTSTSPEDDPKELQLHLNSPCEKCCRPAPPPKISDILNDKDLLDLLRLKLDPNHCTVKNWKNFASRWGMSYDELTLLEHRTQGSLSHSPTQEFLLRYNQKPVTELTELCRFYQRIDVLLLLQRWMEKDWPSRWKQAN; encoded by the exons atggagcatgtatttttccactgctttgtttacacgtcgcttttgttcacatggaagatgacccggaagtgtttacggcgcagcgaaggtgacatg CCAGTGAAAGATACTGAAGAATGTGTCTGCCCAACATCTACGTCACCAG AAGACGACCCCAAAGAACTGCAATTACATCTAAACAGCCCTTGTGAAAAGTGCTGCCGTCCTGCACCTCCTCCCAAGATCAGTGACATCCTGAATGACAAAGACCTTCTGGACTTATTGCGACTCAAACTGGACCCCAACCACTGCACTGTCAAAAACTGGAAGAACTTTGCGAGCCGCTGGGGGATGAGCTACGATGAACTCACCCTGCTGGAGCACCGGACCCAAGGTTCTCTGTCCCACAGCCCCACTCAGGAGTTCCTACTGCGTTACAACCAGAAACCCGTCACCGAGCTCACTGAACTGTGTCGCTTTTACCAGCGAATCGACGTGTTGCTATTGTTGCAGAGGTGGATGGAAAAGGATTGGCCGTCACGCTGGAAGCAGGCTAATTAA
- the edaradd gene encoding ectodysplasin-A receptor-associated adapter protein isoform X5 — MTLLPSLCLTSCLTHSDAVTLHLSSMPSGYLSPSNRIKQPVKDTEECVCPTSTSPEDDPKELQLHLNSPCEKCCRPAPPPKISDILNDKDLLDLLRLKLDPNHCTVKNWKNFASRWGMSYDELTLLEHRTQGSLSHSPTQEFLLRYNQKPVTELTELCRFYQRIDVLLLLQRWMEKDWPSRWKQAN; from the exons ATGACATTGTTGCCATCACTTTGCCTGACTTCCTGCCTCACCCATTCTG ATGCTGTGACACTCCACCTGAGCTCCATGCCCTCTGGATACTTGAGTCCCTCCAACAGAATCAAGCAG CCAGTGAAAGATACTGAAGAATGTGTCTGCCCAACATCTACGTCACCAG AAGACGACCCCAAAGAACTGCAATTACATCTAAACAGCCCTTGTGAAAAGTGCTGCCGTCCTGCACCTCCTCCCAAGATCAGTGACATCCTGAATGACAAAGACCTTCTGGACTTATTGCGACTCAAACTGGACCCCAACCACTGCACTGTCAAAAACTGGAAGAACTTTGCGAGCCGCTGGGGGATGAGCTACGATGAACTCACCCTGCTGGAGCACCGGACCCAAGGTTCTCTGTCCCACAGCCCCACTCAGGAGTTCCTACTGCGTTACAACCAGAAACCCGTCACCGAGCTCACTGAACTGTGTCGCTTTTACCAGCGAATCGACGTGTTGCTATTGTTGCAGAGGTGGATGGAAAAGGATTGGCCGTCACGCTGGAAGCAGGCTAATTAA